One genomic window of Paenisporosarcina antarctica includes the following:
- the cuyA gene encoding D-cysteate sulfo-lyase translates to MNLTKFPRNRYTQFPTPIEKASRFSTSLNGPTVFIKRDDLLGLTEGGNKTRKLEFLIADAQASGADTIITAGGIQSNHCRLTLAACVKENLKCILILEENIEAQYDTQTNGNFLLFQLLGTESIKIVPNGTDVYEEMEKTANEIKKDGRKPYVIPVGGSNVTGILGYAACAEEITEQATELGVQFDYVICTSGSGGMHAGLITGFQGMNDNTKVIGINISRGKELQEELVYQLTRDTAAHIGLDKTISREAVTCFDEYVGPGYALPTKEMVQAVKRLARTEAVLLDPVYTGKTMAGLIDLIQKDFFKASDNILFIHSGGIPAIYAYSDIFYA, encoded by the coding sequence ATGAATTTAACTAAATTTCCACGAAATCGCTATACACAATTCCCGACACCAATTGAAAAAGCAAGCCGTTTTTCTACCTCGTTAAATGGACCTACAGTATTCATTAAACGGGATGATTTACTTGGTTTAACAGAGGGTGGCAACAAGACAAGAAAACTAGAGTTTCTCATAGCAGATGCACAAGCAAGTGGTGCAGATACTATTATTACGGCTGGGGGAATTCAGTCGAATCATTGCCGATTAACGTTAGCTGCGTGTGTGAAGGAAAATCTCAAATGTATACTCATATTAGAAGAGAATATAGAAGCGCAATATGATACGCAAACAAATGGCAACTTTCTTCTATTTCAGTTGTTGGGAACTGAATCCATCAAAATTGTTCCCAACGGTACAGACGTATACGAAGAAATGGAAAAGACAGCAAATGAAATTAAAAAAGACGGACGGAAACCTTATGTCATACCAGTTGGTGGATCCAATGTGACGGGGATATTGGGGTACGCAGCATGTGCGGAAGAAATTACCGAACAAGCTACAGAACTAGGTGTTCAATTTGACTATGTTATATGTACAAGCGGTAGTGGCGGCATGCACGCTGGATTAATTACTGGTTTTCAAGGAATGAATGACAACACCAAAGTTATCGGAATCAACATTAGCCGCGGGAAAGAGCTTCAAGAAGAGCTCGTATATCAACTAACTAGAGATACCGCTGCTCATATTGGACTAGATAAAACGATATCTCGTGAAGCTGTGACTTGTTTCGATGAATATGTCGGACCAGGCTATGCTTTGCCAACAAAAGAGATGGTACAGGCAGTCAAGCGATTAGCAAGGACGGAGGCTGTTTTGCTTGACCCTGTGTATACGGGGAAAACGATGGCTGGACTCATAGATTTAATTCAAAAAGACTTCTTTAAAGCCAGTGATAATATATTATTTATCCACTCTGGTGGCATACCTGCTATTTATGCCTATTCAGACATTTTTTATGCGTAG